The DNA segment GCAGGCCGTCGTTGCGGATGAGGCCGTAGAGTTCGTCATAGACGTCACGCATCGGCTGGACGAGTTCCGAGTTCTGGGCCAGCGCGGCGAAGATGGCGGAGTAGCTGCGGCGCAGGCCGTCCGTCCAGTTGCGCGCGTCCATGCAGCAATGGTTGAGGATGCCGCGGAGCATGCGGCCCGGTCCTTCGGGAGCTTCCGCATAGCCGGTCATGAAGCAGTTCCGCCAGCCGTCCGCGCTCCGCTGGACCATGGCCTCGATGAGCTGCTCCTTGCTGGAAAAGTAGTGCAGCAGACCACCCTTGCTCACCCCGGCCTCCGCCGCCACGGCGTCGAAGGTCAGACGGGCCACCCCTTCACGGGCGGCGACGGTTTCGGCTGCATCCAGCAGCAGGTCTCGTTGGGCTGGGTTGTGCGGTGCCATTGTTGGAAACGGCATACCGTCCAGCCGGTCGGTTGTCAAACCGTCTGGTTGGTCGGGATCGAATTTTATTTCAAACGTCGCCATTTCACCCTCATGACGAACGGGATGGCTGGTTTGTGACAGGGGTGGAAAAATGCGAATTTCCTCTCTAGGCACTCGGCACCTACAACGTGCGTGCCTTGAAGTCGCTTCCCAAATAAGGCACTTTGGGGAACCGATCCGATGATCATCGCCTACGCCTTATCGCCGCTTTGGATGCTAATTGCCTCACTCTACCTTTTGTTGGCCATCCCGCTCGTCTCGCTGTTCACCTTGGTGGCTGCCACTCCGTGGATGAGGAATGTCAGGGGATTACCCCGCCTGATTAGCTTCGTCCTCCCGTTCTCTATCCTCAATCTGGGGCTTACCATCAGCCTTTTCCTAGGCCCATTGCGCCCCCAACAAGCGCTGCCATTCATTGATTGCGTGTGGATCGCGTTGGTGTGTTCAGCCCCCGTAGTGCTGGGCTTGATTCTAATCCACAACCGGAGAAAGAAGCGCTCTCCGGATGCAGCAGAGGACGCAGTTAATCCATAGATCACCCATCATCCACCTGACCGCAAGGAATGCGGTCCCAGCCACCCTCTTCCCACGGCTCCACATGGGCAAAGACGCCATCCATCCCGGATCGGAATCCAAGCTTCGCACCCATCCACCCAGCCGTAATGGCGCAGCCATTACGCTACGGAAGAACTCTACGCCACCGCGGCCTCGATCTGGCGGTCCACGTCCTCGCGCAGGTTGTCGATGATGAACTCCTGCCGGTCCGGGGTGTTCTTGCCCATGTAGAAGGCGAGCAGTTCCTTCACGCCCTTGCCTTCCTCATACTCGACGGGGTCGAGCCGCATGTCCGGGCCGATCATGAACTTGAACTCGTCCGGGGAGATTTCACCGAGACCCTTGAAGCGGGTGATCTCCGCGTTCTTGCCCAGCTTGGCGATGGCCTTCACGCGCTCCGGCTCGTCATAACAGTAGATGGTCTCCTTCTTGTTGCGGACGCGGAACAGCGGCGTCTGGAGGATGTGGAGGTGGCCGTCACGGATCAGCTCCGGGAAGAACTGGAGGAAGAAGGTGAGCAGCAGCAGGCGGATGTGCATGCCATCGACGTCGGCATCGGTGGCGATGACGACCTTGCTGTAACGCAGTTCCTCGATGCCATCCTCAATGTTGAGGGCGGCCTGCAGCAGGGCGAACTCCTCGTTTTCATAAACGATCTTCCGCGGCAGGCTGAAGGTGTTGAGCGGCTTGCCGCGCAGGGAGAACACGGCCTGCGTCTCCACATCCCGGCTCTTGGTGATGGAACCGGAGGCGGAGTCACCCTCGGTGATGAAGAGGGTGGATTCCTCGCGGCGCTTGTGCTTCGTGTCGAAGTGGACGCGGCAGTCGCGCAGCTTCTTGTTGTGGACCTTCGCCTGGCGGGACCGCTCGCGGGCGAGCTTCTGCACGCCTTTCAGGTCCTTGCGCTCCCGCTCCGCGGAAATGATCCGCTTCTGGATGGCCTCCGCCACCTGCGGGTGCTTGTGCAGGTAGTTGTCGAGGTTGGTCTTGAGGAAGTTCCCGATGAAGGTCCGCAGGGACTCACCCTCAGGAGCGACGGTGGTGGAGCCGAGCTTGGTCTTCGTCTGCGACTCGAACACCGGCTCGATGATGCGCACGCAGATGGCAGCCTCGATGCCGGCGCGGATGTCCGCGGGGTCATACTGCTTCTTGTAGAAGCCGCGGACGACCTGCACCAGCGCCTCACGGAAGGCGGCGAGGTGGGTGCCGCCCTGGGAGGTGTTCTGGCCGTTGACGAAGGTGTAGTACTCCTCCCCGCTCTCCGGGCTGTGGGTGAAGGCGATCTCGATGTCCTTTCCGACCAGGTGGATCGGCGGGTAGAGCGCCTCGTTCTCCATCTCCTCCCGCAGGAGGTCGAGCAGGCCGTCCTTCGAGCGGAATTTCTTCCCGTTGAACACGACCGTGAGGGCCGGGTTCAGGTAGGAATAGTAGCGGCACATCTTTTCGACGAAGGCTTCCTTGTACTTCGCCTTGGCCGGGAAAATGGTGCGGTCCACCTCGAAGGCGAGGCGGGTGCCGTTCGCGCCTTCATCGCGGCGCGGGTTCGGCATATCGACGGTGAGCTGGCCCTTGGAGAACTCAAGCGCCTTGGTCGTGCCCTCGCGCCATGCCTGGATCTCGAAGAAGGAGGAAAGGGCGTTGACCGCCTTGATGCCGACGCCGTTGAGGCCGACGGATTTCTTGAAGGCCTCGCTGTCGTATTTCGCGCCGGTGTTGATCTGCGCGGCGCAGTCGTAAAGCTTGCCCAAGGGGATGCCGCGGCCGAAGTCCCGGACCTCCACGCGGCCCTGCTCATCGATGTCGATGCGGACCTCCTTGCCGTGGCCCATGATGTGTTCGTCGATGGAGTTGTCCACCGCCTCCTTGAGCAGGATGTAGAGGCCGTCATCCGGGGAGGAACCGTCACCCAGCTTGCCGATGTACATGCCCGGGCGCATCCGGATGTGTTCGCGCCAGTCCAGGGATTTGATGTCGGCTTCGGTGTAGTCTGCCATAGGGTCGGGAGGGTTTTAGACGGCGGCCGGGTGGGGTGCAAGTGTGGGAAATCCCGGGTTTTT comes from the Luteolibacter sp. SL250 genome and includes:
- a CDS encoding TetR/AcrR family transcriptional regulator, producing MAPHNPAQRDLLLDAAETVAAREGVARLTFDAVAAEAGVSKGGLLHYFSSKEQLIEAMVQRSADGWRNCFMTGYAEAPEGPGRMLRGILNHCCMDARNWTDGLRRSYSAIFAALAQNSELVQPMRDVYDELYGLIRNDGLPDHVAEIVMAAIDGLWFYWVMRLRPVDQEALDRLRCTLERIVALAVEKPETFDVQITTPPPSADA
- a CDS encoding DNA topoisomerase IV subunit B — protein: MADYTEADIKSLDWREHIRMRPGMYIGKLGDGSSPDDGLYILLKEAVDNSIDEHIMGHGKEVRIDIDEQGRVEVRDFGRGIPLGKLYDCAAQINTGAKYDSEAFKKSVGLNGVGIKAVNALSSFFEIQAWREGTTKALEFSKGQLTVDMPNPRRDEGANGTRLAFEVDRTIFPAKAKYKEAFVEKMCRYYSYLNPALTVVFNGKKFRSKDGLLDLLREEMENEALYPPIHLVGKDIEIAFTHSPESGEEYYTFVNGQNTSQGGTHLAAFREALVQVVRGFYKKQYDPADIRAGIEAAICVRIIEPVFESQTKTKLGSTTVAPEGESLRTFIGNFLKTNLDNYLHKHPQVAEAIQKRIISAERERKDLKGVQKLARERSRQAKVHNKKLRDCRVHFDTKHKRREESTLFITEGDSASGSITKSRDVETQAVFSLRGKPLNTFSLPRKIVYENEEFALLQAALNIEDGIEELRYSKVVIATDADVDGMHIRLLLLTFFLQFFPELIRDGHLHILQTPLFRVRNKKETIYCYDEPERVKAIAKLGKNAEITRFKGLGEISPDEFKFMIGPDMRLDPVEYEEGKGVKELLAFYMGKNTPDRQEFIIDNLREDVDRQIEAAVA